The Parashewanella spongiae genome has a window encoding:
- a CDS encoding protein phosphatase CheZ, producing MHAQHTGLINLTQAQNLVELLSAGEQSQADALLNELVTPIKSEMYEEIGKLTRQLHSALTDFQIDSRIVKLANTDIPDAKERLNYVIDMTEQAANKTMDAVEESLPLANALITTIQDVQPSWDKLMRRDIDLSNFKSLCYDIQNMMERSGNDSIRLRDLLNQILMAQDFQDLTGQMIRRVIELVHEVESSLVSMLTLFGENNTDDNILHSTNDIAAEGPILNAEQREDVVAGQDEVDDLLSSLGF from the coding sequence ATGCATGCACAACATACTGGGCTGATAAATCTTACTCAAGCCCAAAATTTGGTTGAGTTGTTATCCGCCGGCGAACAATCACAAGCTGATGCATTACTCAATGAGCTAGTGACGCCAATAAAAAGCGAAATGTATGAAGAAATTGGGAAATTAACTAGGCAGTTACACAGTGCATTGACCGACTTCCAAATTGATAGTCGTATAGTCAAGCTGGCAAATACAGATATCCCTGACGCAAAAGAGCGCTTAAATTACGTTATTGATATGACGGAGCAAGCGGCCAATAAGACCATGGATGCTGTTGAGGAATCGTTACCATTAGCCAATGCATTAATTACAACTATTCAAGATGTTCAACCTTCTTGGGATAAATTAATGCGCCGAGATATCGATCTTAGCAATTTCAAATCACTATGTTATGACATTCAAAATATGATGGAACGTAGCGGTAATGACTCAATTCGACTAAGAGATTTACTCAACCAAATTCTCATGGCTCAAGACTTTCAAGATCTCACCGGACAAATGATCCGCAGGGTCATCGAGCTTGTTCATGAAGTTGAAAGCAGCTTAGTCTCAATGCTAACGCTTTTTGGTGAAAATAATACTGATGACAATATACTGCATTCAACAAACGATATTGCTGCAGAAGGCCCAATCTTAAACGCAGAGCAACGAGAAGATGTGGTTGCAGGTCAGGATGAAGTCGATGATCTATTGTCGAGTCTGGGGTTTTAA
- the cheY gene encoding chemotaxis response regulator CheY gives MDKNMKILIVDDFSTMRRIIKNLLRDLGFNNTQEADDGTTALPMLQKGDFDFVVTDWNMPGMQGIDLLKAIRVDEKLKSIPVLMVTAEAKREQIIAAAQAGVNGYVVKPFTAATLKEKLDKIFERLG, from the coding sequence TTGGACAAGAATATGAAGATCCTGATTGTTGATGACTTCTCGACAATGAGACGTATCATCAAGAACTTGTTGCGAGATTTGGGATTTAATAATACCCAAGAAGCAGATGATGGAACTACCGCACTACCGATGTTGCAAAAGGGTGATTTTGATTTCGTAGTAACAGATTGGAATATGCCAGGCATGCAGGGTATTGATTTACTCAAAGCCATACGAGTTGATGAAAAATTAAAAAGCATTCCTGTGTTAATGGTTACGGCTGAAGCAAAGCGTGAGCAGATTATTGCCGCTGCACAAGCAGGAGTAAATGGCTATGTTGTTAAGCCATTTACCGCAGCAACGTTAAAAGAAAAATTAGACAAAATTTTCGAACGTTTGGGTTGA
- a CDS encoding RNA polymerase sigma factor FliA: MNKTAAYTSLDDKTSTIELYAPLVKKIAHHMLARLPASVQLDDLIQAGMMGLLEASGKFDGSKGAKFETFAGIRIRGSMLDEIRRGDWVPRSVHRNQRMVAQVIDKLEQELGREATDVEIAAELNLPLDEYHHILSDVVAGKIVGIEDLGVSEDVISTDDTPQDDAFNAISDEHFQVALVDAIKLLPERDALVLSLYYDEALNLKEIGAVLDVSESRVSQILSQAMIRLKGKLRHWTQD; this comes from the coding sequence GTGAATAAAACCGCCGCGTATACAAGTCTTGACGACAAGACGTCGACCATAGAACTGTATGCACCGCTGGTTAAAAAAATCGCGCATCATATGTTAGCGAGGCTTCCTGCATCAGTTCAGCTTGATGATTTAATTCAAGCAGGAATGATGGGGTTATTAGAAGCTTCAGGTAAATTTGATGGTAGCAAAGGTGCAAAGTTTGAAACTTTTGCGGGGATTCGAATCCGTGGCTCAATGTTGGACGAAATTCGCCGCGGAGACTGGGTTCCTAGATCTGTTCATCGTAATCAAAGAATGGTGGCTCAAGTTATTGATAAACTTGAGCAAGAATTAGGAAGAGAAGCAACTGATGTAGAGATTGCAGCAGAGTTAAATCTTCCTTTAGATGAATACCATCATATCTTGAGTGATGTCGTTGCAGGAAAGATTGTCGGTATCGAAGATCTTGGTGTATCAGAAGACGTAATATCGACTGATGATACACCACAAGATGATGCATTTAATGCCATTTCAGATGAACACTTTCAAGTTGCTTTGGTCGATGCTATCAAGCTTTTACCAGAAAGAGATGCATTGGTTTTGTCACTTTATTATGATGAAGCCCTGAATTTAAAAGAAATTGGTGCAGTGCTCGATGTGAGTGAGTCAAGAGTTAGTCAAATTCTGAGTCAAGCGATGATAAGACTTAAAGGCAAACTCAGGCACTGGACCCAAGACTAA
- a CDS encoding MinD/ParA family protein, whose product MTQDQASGLRMMNQPNNEKVKVIAVSGGKGGVGKTSVSINTAVALAEKGKRVLILDADLGLANVDVMLGIRAEKNLSHVLSGESELDDVIVRGPKGIGIIPATSGTQAMVELTSAQHVGLIRAFSEMKTQFDVLIVDTAAGISDMVLSFSRASQDVLIVVCDEPTSITDAYALIKILSREHGVFRFKIVANMVRSLREGMELFAKLSKVTDRFLDVALELVATVPYDENLRKSVRKQKLVTEAFPKSPATIAYHGLANKIISWSVPTQPGGHLEFFIERLVQRNDDEDQASE is encoded by the coding sequence ATGACTCAAGATCAAGCAAGCGGTTTACGTATGATGAATCAACCAAACAATGAAAAAGTCAAAGTTATTGCTGTTAGTGGTGGTAAAGGAGGCGTTGGAAAAACCAGTGTTTCTATTAACACCGCAGTGGCATTAGCTGAAAAAGGCAAACGAGTATTGATATTGGACGCAGACCTTGGTCTGGCTAATGTTGATGTCATGCTGGGTATTAGAGCAGAGAAGAACTTATCTCATGTTTTATCTGGCGAATCAGAACTTGATGATGTCATTGTTCGTGGCCCTAAGGGGATAGGTATTATTCCTGCTACCTCAGGTACACAAGCAATGGTAGAGTTAACCTCCGCGCAACACGTCGGCTTAATTCGTGCTTTTAGCGAAATGAAAACTCAGTTTGATGTTTTGATAGTAGATACCGCAGCGGGTATCTCTGACATGGTATTGAGTTTTTCTCGAGCTTCACAAGACGTGCTAATTGTAGTCTGTGATGAACCAACATCAATCACCGATGCTTATGCTCTAATAAAGATTTTAAGTCGTGAGCACGGTGTGTTCCGCTTCAAAATCGTGGCAAATATGGTTCGAAGTCTAAGAGAAGGCATGGAATTATTTGCTAAATTGAGCAAAGTAACAGATCGATTTTTAGATGTTGCGCTCGAGTTAGTGGCCACAGTTCCTTACGATGAAAACTTAAGAAAGTCGGTGCGGAAGCAAAAACTCGTCACCGAAGCATTTCCTAAATCGCCTGCTACAATTGCATATCATGGATTGGCAAATAAAATTATCAGTTGGTCTGTACCAACGCAGCCTGGTGGTCATTTAGAGTTTTTCATTGAACGACTTGTGCAGCGTAATGATGATGAGGATCAAGCGAGTGAATAA
- the flhF gene encoding flagellar biosynthesis protein FlhF, whose protein sequence is MKIKRFFAKDMRTALAEVKEALGSDAVIMSNKKVSGGIEIVAAIDYDEPKPNLQPNKERVKSTFMDVADDQVSLGAKTVKTNRKINPAPAADSLKALLERQQSKVDSQQQIKKQELEMPAWARGLEAKAESKPQVTHNSFAQPKLNSSLNSISNAAVSTDEMQAMKDELASLRSLLTHQVSSLMSDKKQQSDPVGAMLESKLLEAEFSPEVSKQLSDLAQHYKPAELVQTLPQSLSNMLDNQGDDIVNRGGVVAFVGPTGVGKTTSLAKLAARFAAKHGNDQVALITMDHYRIGAYEQLATYGKIMGCPVKLAHDMSELEQTLYQFRSRKLILIDTAGMGQRDQRLYQQLDNLAANKRIPIRNYLVLSATSQRRVLQDAVEYFKRVPIAGAVLTKLDESVSLSSALSVLIANDLPLSYVTDGQRVPEDLHVADTMKLAQQALSVMDEQEPEFLRKTVGATEFAHAFE, encoded by the coding sequence GTGAAAATAAAACGATTTTTTGCCAAAGACATGCGAACCGCACTTGCAGAAGTGAAAGAAGCCTTAGGTTCTGATGCCGTCATCATGTCAAATAAGAAAGTATCCGGTGGGATCGAAATAGTCGCAGCAATTGATTACGATGAGCCGAAACCAAATTTGCAGCCGAATAAAGAAAGAGTTAAGTCGACGTTCATGGACGTGGCAGACGATCAAGTTTCTTTAGGAGCTAAAACGGTTAAAACAAACCGTAAAATCAATCCTGCACCAGCGGCCGACTCATTAAAAGCACTGCTTGAAAGGCAACAGTCGAAGGTTGATAGCCAACAACAAATTAAAAAGCAAGAGTTGGAGATGCCTGCATGGGCAAGAGGGTTAGAAGCGAAGGCCGAATCAAAACCTCAAGTCACCCATAACAGCTTTGCTCAGCCAAAATTGAATTCAAGTTTGAATTCAATTAGCAATGCGGCAGTCTCAACAGATGAAATGCAAGCGATGAAAGATGAACTGGCTTCATTACGCAGTTTGTTGACTCATCAAGTTTCCAGTTTAATGAGTGATAAAAAACAACAATCAGATCCTGTTGGCGCCATGCTTGAATCTAAATTATTAGAAGCCGAGTTCTCGCCAGAAGTATCCAAACAACTGTCAGATCTAGCGCAGCACTACAAACCTGCGGAATTAGTACAAACTTTACCTCAAAGCTTATCAAACATGCTTGATAATCAAGGTGATGATATTGTTAATCGCGGTGGTGTGGTCGCTTTTGTCGGACCAACAGGTGTGGGGAAAACCACAAGCTTGGCAAAATTAGCCGCACGATTTGCAGCAAAGCATGGTAATGATCAAGTAGCGTTAATTACGATGGATCATTATCGTATTGGAGCCTATGAGCAACTCGCAACTTATGGCAAAATAATGGGCTGCCCAGTGAAGCTAGCTCACGATATGTCAGAATTGGAACAAACACTGTATCAGTTTAGAAGTCGTAAGCTTATTTTGATTGATACAGCCGGTATGGGGCAGCGAGATCAGCGTTTATATCAACAACTTGATAATTTAGCTGCAAATAAACGCATACCAATCCGTAATTATCTGGTATTGTCTGCAACTTCTCAGCGTCGAGTGTTGCAAGATGCGGTTGAATATTTCAAGCGTGTACCAATTGCTGGTGCTGTTTTAACTAAATTAGATGAATCTGTATCATTATCGAGTGCGTTAAGTGTATTAATTGCTAATGACTTACCACTAAGTTATGTCACAGATGGACAACGGGTACCGGAAGACCTACATGTTGCTGACACGATGAAACTCGCTCAGCAGGCGTTGTCAGTCATGGATGAACAAGAACCCGAATTTTTAAGAAAAACGGTAGGGGCAACCGAATTCGCCCATGCATTCGAGTAA
- the flhA gene encoding flagellar biosynthesis protein FlhA, which yields MDVKATLGQFKQVKVSNFKGIGTPLLVMAAMAMIILPIPPLLLDTLFSFNIALALVVLLVAIYSGRPLDFAAFPTVLLIATLLRLALNVASTRVVLLEGHNGGDAAGKVIEAFGSVVIGGNYAVGLVVFIILIIINFAVVTKGAGRIAEVSARFTLDAMPGKQMAIDADLNAGIINQDQARARREDVTREADFYGAMDGASKFVKGDAIAGIMILVINILGGFVIGMVQHGLELSEAVEIYTLLIIGDGLVAQIPGLLLSIAAALMVTRQNESGDMGNMMMSQMFDNHKSLGIAAGLLLIMGLVPGMPHIAFLSFAAMTGGAAYYIYRRNKQKKAESLALAKAEPVDKLDKEQKELSWDDVRHVDTIGLEVGYRLIPLVDKSQGGELLARIKGVRKKLSQELGFLVPSVHIRDNLDLAPNMYQISLMGVVVGESEIRHDCELAINPGQVYGKLDGVETKDPAFGLEAVWITPDQKEHAQTLGYTVVDAATVVATHISQLLNNNAAKLLGYEEVQQLLDILQKQSPKLIDGFIPEVMGLGTVVKVMQNLLNEGVSVRDLRTIVQTLLEYGPKSTDTEVLTAAVRIALKRMIVQEIAGPESEMPVITLAPELEQMLHQSMQATGGDGPNIEPGLAERMQKSLTDAAQQQELVGQPAILLTSGMLRSTLSRFVKHTIPSLRVISYQEVPDEKQIRIVSAVGQ from the coding sequence ATGGATGTAAAAGCAACGCTAGGTCAATTTAAACAAGTCAAAGTCTCAAATTTTAAGGGGATAGGGACACCATTGCTGGTAATGGCAGCAATGGCAATGATTATATTACCAATCCCTCCTCTTCTGCTAGATACGTTATTCTCATTTAATATCGCGCTTGCGCTTGTTGTACTTCTTGTTGCTATTTACTCGGGACGTCCTTTAGATTTTGCTGCATTCCCTACGGTATTACTGATTGCTACCTTATTGCGTTTGGCTTTAAATGTTGCTTCTACAAGGGTCGTGTTGCTAGAAGGTCATAACGGAGGAGATGCAGCTGGTAAAGTGATTGAAGCGTTTGGCTCTGTAGTTATTGGTGGCAATTACGCCGTTGGTCTCGTTGTTTTCATCATTCTCATTATTATCAACTTTGCGGTAGTTACGAAAGGTGCAGGACGTATCGCTGAGGTAAGTGCTCGCTTTACATTAGATGCTATGCCAGGAAAACAAATGGCGATAGATGCGGACTTGAATGCGGGGATAATCAATCAAGATCAAGCTCGAGCTCGCCGAGAAGACGTCACAAGAGAGGCAGATTTTTATGGTGCAATGGATGGTGCTTCTAAATTTGTAAAAGGTGATGCGATTGCCGGAATTATGATTTTGGTCATCAATATCTTAGGTGGCTTTGTAATTGGTATGGTTCAGCATGGCTTGGAACTATCAGAAGCTGTTGAAATCTACACGCTATTGATTATTGGTGATGGTCTGGTTGCACAAATACCGGGTTTACTCTTATCCATAGCGGCAGCATTAATGGTTACCCGTCAGAATGAATCTGGCGATATGGGTAACATGATGATGAGTCAAATGTTCGACAATCATAAGTCATTAGGTATCGCTGCTGGTCTTTTACTTATAATGGGGCTTGTTCCTGGTATGCCTCACATTGCTTTCTTGAGTTTTGCTGCGATGACTGGCGGAGCCGCTTATTACATTTATCGCCGAAATAAGCAGAAAAAAGCGGAATCGCTTGCTTTGGCAAAAGCTGAACCAGTAGACAAGCTTGATAAGGAGCAAAAAGAATTGAGTTGGGATGATGTTCGTCATGTAGACACTATCGGTTTAGAAGTCGGTTATCGCTTAATTCCATTAGTTGATAAAAGCCAAGGTGGTGAATTGCTAGCACGCATCAAAGGCGTCAGAAAAAAGCTGTCACAAGAGCTTGGTTTCTTAGTACCGTCAGTGCATATCCGCGATAATTTAGATCTTGCACCTAATATGTATCAAATCTCATTGATGGGCGTTGTGGTCGGTGAATCAGAAATCAGGCACGACTGTGAACTTGCGATCAATCCCGGGCAAGTTTATGGGAAATTAGATGGTGTTGAGACAAAAGATCCGGCTTTTGGACTTGAAGCCGTTTGGATAACACCGGATCAAAAAGAGCACGCACAAACCTTAGGTTATACCGTTGTTGATGCCGCCACAGTAGTTGCTACTCATATTAGCCAATTGCTGAATAACAATGCTGCTAAATTATTAGGGTACGAAGAAGTTCAGCAATTGCTTGATATTTTGCAGAAACAGTCGCCTAAATTGATCGATGGCTTTATTCCTGAAGTGATGGGGCTGGGTACTGTCGTAAAAGTGATGCAAAACCTATTGAATGAAGGTGTTTCAGTTCGTGATCTACGCACTATTGTTCAAACTTTGCTTGAGTATGGCCCAAAAAGCACTGACACCGAAGTTCTGACCGCAGCTGTACGAATAGCGCTCAAACGAATGATTGTTCAAGAGATTGCCGGCCCAGAATCCGAGATGCCCGTCATAACATTGGCTCCAGAGTTGGAACAGATGTTGCATCAGTCTATGCAGGCGACAGGTGGTGATGGTCCCAATATTGAGCCAGGTCTTGCAGAACGCATGCAGAAGTCATTAACAGACGCAGCACAGCAGCAAGAGTTGGTTGGTCAACCTGCCATATTGTTGACATCAGGAATGTTACGCTCAACGCTTTCACGCTTTGTTAAGCATACTATTCCAAGTTTACGGGTGATTTCTTATCAAGAAGTCCCTGATGAGAAACAAATTAGAATTGTTTCAGCCGTCGGTCAGTAG